One stretch of Cryomorphaceae bacterium 1068 DNA includes these proteins:
- a CDS encoding DUF6090 family protein has translation MIKVFRQIRQQLFMEGKTGKYLKYAIGEIILVVIGILIALQINNWNNGRVEKKSDYQSIRALISDLKAKDEEIISDFEYGKSLISQTDIIIDHWAKYKSIDTLNLKRSIFILSGDGAFFIEKSPALESLTNSDLWERLPDSLLKQVDDVYRGNFTGLKAAYEKITEYSTQFKFDFLIPNGLADSSLSTEEIHLLIKDNSIEYISYLEVYRDGILRLNSRFKQASEGIDLLIDDLNVYQHELKE, from the coding sequence ATGATTAAAGTATTCAGACAAATCAGGCAGCAACTATTCATGGAAGGAAAAACAGGTAAATATTTGAAATATGCTATTGGAGAAATTATTCTTGTAGTTATCGGGATATTGATTGCACTGCAGATTAACAACTGGAACAATGGCAGAGTAGAAAAAAAGTCAGATTATCAATCAATCAGAGCATTAATATCTGATCTAAAGGCGAAGGATGAAGAAATCATTTCTGATTTTGAATATGGAAAATCCTTGATTAGCCAAACCGATATCATAATTGATCATTGGGCTAAGTATAAAAGTATTGATACGCTGAATCTAAAACGCTCAATTTTTATCCTTAGTGGTGATGGAGCGTTTTTCATTGAAAAATCACCCGCACTAGAGAGTTTAACAAACTCTGACCTATGGGAGCGATTGCCCGATAGTTTGTTAAAACAAGTGGATGATGTTTACAGAGGTAATTTCACCGGACTGAAAGCAGCTTATGAGAAAATAACGGAATATTCCACTCAATTTAAGTTTGATTTTCTCATACCAAACGGGCTTGCCGACAGTAGCTTGAGCACGGAGGAAATCCATTTGCTAATAAAAGATAACAGCATAGAGTATATTTCTTACTTAGAGGTTTATAGAGATGGGATACTTCGCCTAAATAGTCGATTCAAACAGGCCTCGGAAGGAATTGATCTCTTGATTGATGATTTGAATGTCTATCAACACGAACTAAAAGAATAA
- a CDS encoding fibronectin type III domain-containing protein has translation MKRRLKMGLTGLNSSQLVDKAELIMVNMNGNASFPTPEPDLADVLAASNVLKEWNEKSAFGDRRAISRRDQAADQLRELLKELSAYVSFTAKGDKDVILSSGFEVQKLPEPSGNLSQPIDLIAKRSDKAGEINLDWKVVPYAKAYQVEYTSDDPANPAAVWTPGVVTSQSRALVTDLNMGTQYRFRVKAINGQKQSAYSDVALIMAA, from the coding sequence ATGAAAAGGAGACTAAAGATGGGCCTGACAGGCCTCAATTCAAGTCAACTGGTTGATAAAGCCGAGTTGATCATGGTAAACATGAATGGAAACGCGAGTTTCCCCACTCCCGAGCCCGATCTGGCCGATGTACTGGCCGCGTCGAATGTACTCAAAGAGTGGAACGAGAAATCGGCCTTTGGCGATAGACGCGCCATCAGCCGACGCGACCAGGCAGCAGATCAGCTGCGCGAGTTGCTCAAAGAACTATCCGCTTATGTAAGCTTCACCGCCAAGGGCGATAAGGACGTTATCCTAAGCTCGGGCTTCGAAGTGCAAAAACTACCCGAACCATCCGGAAACCTTTCACAACCCATTGACCTGATAGCCAAACGCAGCGATAAGGCAGGTGAGATCAATCTGGATTGGAAAGTAGTGCCGTATGCCAAGGCTTACCAAGTAGAATACACGAGTGATGACCCCGCCAATCCCGCAGCCGTATGGACACCGGGAGTGGTTACCTCGCAAAGTCGCGCCTTGGTTACCGATTTGAATATGGGTACTCAATACCGCTTCCGCGTAAAGGCCATAAACGGTCAAAAGCAAAGTGCCTACAGCGATGTAGCACTTATAATGGCCGCGTAG
- a CDS encoding M3 family metallopeptidase — protein MASCTQEPTTSNEETTETTVDNILLKEWTGPYGGVPAFDQMNVADVKPAMLKGMEMNLEDIEAIANNPEPPTFENTIVAMERAGEELNLASTYYGIWSSNMSSPEFREIQSELAPLFSEFRSKISQNEKLFQRIKAVYDASQTTPLPADQQRVVDLTYKQFEMNGAELDEAKKERYAEINKELSSLYTKFSNNVLHDEENYVTYLTEDQLGGLSDGFVKSAARIATDKGQEGKYAITNTRSSMDPFLTYSTERGLRRQVWENYYSRGDNGDEYDNNALIAEMLKLRRERVELLGYENYAEWRLQDRMAKTPENAMGLMEAVWPAAIARVAEEVADMQAVADQNGADITIEPWDYRYYAEKVRQEKYDLDSDEVKKYLQLDNLTEAMHYVAGRLFNYSFTPVPEGTVPVFHEDVKVWEVNDKTTGENVGLWYLDPYAREGKRSGAWATTYRSYSNFDGEKNVLASNNSNFVKPAPGEALLVSWDDATTFFHEFGHALHFFSANVKYPTLNGGVRDYTEFQSQLLERWLATDEVIDNYLVSSETGEPMPAELVAKIKKASTFNQGFSTTEYLASALMDMKLHLADPENIDIDKFERETLADLNMPSELPMRHRTPQFGHVFSGEGYATAYYGYMWADVLTSDAVEAFAEAPGGFYDEELADKMVKYLFAPRNAMDPAEAYRLFRGRDAKIDALMRDRGFPVPAE, from the coding sequence ATGGCTAGCTGTACGCAAGAACCGACTACATCAAACGAAGAAACCACCGAAACAACAGTCGACAATATTCTCCTCAAAGAATGGACGGGACCTTACGGAGGTGTTCCAGCATTTGACCAAATGAATGTAGCGGATGTTAAGCCCGCGATGCTGAAAGGAATGGAAATGAACTTGGAAGATATCGAGGCCATTGCCAATAATCCTGAGCCTCCCACCTTTGAGAATACCATTGTGGCGATGGAAAGAGCGGGAGAGGAGCTCAACCTCGCTTCCACCTACTACGGAATCTGGAGCAGCAATATGTCCAGCCCTGAGTTTCGGGAAATTCAATCTGAGTTAGCACCGCTATTCTCGGAGTTTCGTTCAAAGATTTCGCAAAACGAAAAGCTTTTTCAGCGCATCAAAGCTGTTTATGATGCTTCGCAAACTACGCCACTGCCCGCCGATCAGCAACGGGTGGTCGACTTGACTTACAAGCAGTTTGAAATGAACGGTGCAGAGCTTGATGAAGCCAAGAAAGAACGCTATGCGGAGATCAACAAAGAGCTATCGAGCTTGTACACCAAGTTCTCCAACAATGTATTGCACGACGAGGAAAACTACGTGACTTACCTGACCGAAGATCAATTGGGTGGATTGTCTGATGGATTTGTCAAATCGGCTGCCAGAATTGCCACCGACAAAGGACAAGAAGGGAAGTACGCCATTACCAACACACGTTCGTCGATGGATCCTTTTCTTACCTATTCTACCGAGCGCGGATTGCGCAGACAGGTATGGGAAAACTACTACTCCCGCGGGGACAATGGAGATGAATACGACAACAATGCCCTGATTGCCGAGATGCTCAAGTTGCGCAGAGAGCGCGTAGAACTCTTGGGTTACGAAAACTACGCCGAGTGGCGCCTCCAAGACCGTATGGCCAAAACTCCTGAAAACGCCATGGGACTGATGGAAGCCGTTTGGCCCGCCGCCATTGCGCGCGTAGCAGAAGAGGTAGCCGATATGCAAGCCGTAGCCGATCAGAATGGCGCCGACATCACCATCGAACCTTGGGACTACCGCTATTACGCGGAAAAAGTTCGTCAGGAGAAATACGACCTCGATTCGGACGAGGTGAAGAAATACCTTCAGTTGGATAACCTGACGGAAGCCATGCACTACGTGGCGGGCAGACTGTTCAATTATTCATTTACACCCGTTCCCGAAGGTACGGTTCCCGTTTTCCACGAAGACGTTAAAGTGTGGGAAGTAAACGACAAGACCACCGGAGAGAATGTAGGACTTTGGTACCTTGACCCATATGCCCGTGAAGGAAAACGATCAGGAGCTTGGGCTACCACGTACCGCAGCTATTCCAATTTTGACGGAGAGAAGAATGTACTCGCCTCCAATAACTCCAATTTTGTAAAGCCCGCTCCGGGCGAAGCGCTCTTGGTATCGTGGGATGATGCCACTACCTTCTTCCACGAGTTTGGCCACGCGTTGCACTTCTTTTCTGCCAATGTAAAGTACCCTACACTTAACGGCGGAGTGCGCGACTACACTGAGTTCCAGTCGCAGCTGCTAGAGCGCTGGCTAGCCACTGACGAAGTCATCGACAATTACTTGGTTAGCAGCGAAACAGGCGAACCGATGCCAGCCGAGCTAGTCGCGAAAATCAAGAAAGCATCGACATTCAATCAAGGGTTCTCAACAACTGAGTACTTGGCTTCCGCCTTGATGGATATGAAACTTCACCTGGCTGATCCCGAGAATATCGATATCGACAAGTTTGAACGCGAAACGCTTGCAGACCTCAACATGCCATCTGAATTGCCGATGCGTCACCGCACACCGCAGTTTGGTCACGTATTCTCAGGTGAGGGCTATGCCACCGCTTACTATGGATACATGTGGGCCGATGTGCTTACTTCCGATGCAGTAGAAGCATTTGCCGAAGCACCGGGAGGATTTTACGACGAGGAACTAGCCGACAAAATGGTGAAGTATCTCTTCGCTCCTCGGAATGCCATGGATCCTGCAGAAGCATACCGCTTGTTCAGAGGCCGCGATGCCAAGATCGATGCATTGATGCGCGACCGAGGATTTCCTGTACCGGCAGAATAG
- a CDS encoding T9SS type A sorting domain-containing protein — translation MKKIALILGLFTSSFVFSQSLPFDFEGDITTSDFVDFDGGVATVLANPSATGINTSATVAQIVRDGGDIFGGSKIILDDNLDFSVNTVLSMKVYTTAPVGTIVKFKLESANGFAEVDMPTTVSGEWETIEWVFAGTPNTLNEVVFMFDFGNVGDGSEASTFYFDDVEQIAGPPAPIPATLPIDFEGDVVSSDFLNYAGAVAAVIPNPEVGGINTSNTVCEVVKDGGQFWAGSKLLLADNLDLSTSWVMSMKVFTSAPVGTRIKMELQGPEGLYNLDYLTTVSGEWEIATWNFDGQTLPFNEINLSFDFGNVGDGSATSTFLFDDWELVVGPAIPDPVATTFPVDFEESVVTSDFTNEFGAVTDVIANPFVTDENPSATVGRFVRSGGAPWAQSRLNLTGFIDFSTLTSISMKVYTDAPVGTLLKFKVQAPNNEFANERDVFTTVSGEWATYYWDFAGDPPVYNVLTLMLGYSTPNDASPTATFYFDDIQQSGPNSLFEFSKLDGVRSYPNPAKNQVTISSDSEQINTIILFDIQGREVLALQPNNQNVSMDVSALPSGLYVAQISTVSKVGALKLMVE, via the coding sequence ATGAAAAAAATCGCCCTCATTCTTGGCCTCTTCACATCTTCCTTTGTTTTTTCACAAAGCCTACCCTTCGATTTTGAAGGAGACATTACGACTTCTGACTTTGTTGACTTCGATGGAGGTGTAGCCACTGTTTTGGCCAATCCATCTGCCACGGGAATCAATACGAGCGCTACGGTAGCTCAAATCGTAAGAGACGGAGGCGACATTTTTGGCGGAAGCAAAATTATCTTGGACGATAACCTGGACTTTTCAGTGAATACAGTTCTTTCCATGAAGGTCTACACGACTGCTCCTGTTGGAACGATCGTTAAATTCAAGCTAGAAAGCGCCAACGGTTTTGCCGAAGTAGATATGCCTACTACGGTTTCGGGCGAGTGGGAAACCATCGAATGGGTTTTCGCGGGAACGCCCAACACCTTAAACGAAGTAGTATTCATGTTTGACTTCGGAAATGTAGGTGATGGTTCGGAAGCGTCAACGTTCTACTTTGACGATGTGGAGCAAATCGCAGGACCTCCGGCACCGATACCGGCTACTTTGCCCATCGATTTTGAAGGAGATGTGGTAAGCAGCGATTTTCTGAATTACGCGGGCGCCGTTGCAGCAGTTATCCCAAATCCTGAAGTAGGAGGAATCAACACGAGTAATACAGTTTGCGAAGTGGTAAAAGATGGCGGTCAGTTCTGGGCGGGTAGTAAGCTACTACTTGCCGATAACCTTGATCTCTCAACCTCTTGGGTAATGTCCATGAAGGTCTTTACCAGCGCTCCCGTTGGTACGCGCATCAAAATGGAACTGCAAGGTCCCGAAGGATTGTACAATCTGGATTACCTCACCACCGTGTCCGGTGAATGGGAAATAGCCACTTGGAATTTTGACGGGCAGACTTTGCCGTTCAACGAGATAAACCTCAGTTTTGATTTTGGAAATGTAGGTGATGGCTCAGCCACTTCGACATTCCTATTTGACGATTGGGAGCTGGTTGTAGGACCCGCTATTCCCGATCCGGTGGCCACTACCTTTCCCGTAGATTTTGAAGAGAGCGTCGTTACTTCCGACTTTACCAATGAGTTTGGTGCCGTAACGGATGTTATCGCCAATCCGTTTGTAACCGATGAAAACCCCAGCGCTACCGTGGGTCGTTTCGTAAGAAGCGGAGGAGCACCATGGGCACAGAGCCGACTTAACCTAACCGGCTTTATTGACTTTTCTACCTTGACTTCTATTTCCATGAAAGTCTACACTGACGCACCGGTAGGAACTTTGCTGAAGTTCAAAGTACAGGCTCCCAACAACGAATTTGCCAATGAGCGCGATGTTTTCACAACTGTTTCAGGCGAATGGGCGACCTACTACTGGGACTTCGCCGGAGATCCACCTGTTTACAATGTGCTCACCTTGATGCTGGGATACAGCACGCCCAACGATGCTTCGCCAACTGCTACTTTTTACTTCGATGATATCCAGCAATCAGGTCCGAATAGCTTATTTGAATTCTCCAAGCTCGATGGAGTGCGCAGCTACCCGAATCCTGCTAAGAATCAGGTAACGATCTCTTCAGATAGCGAGCAGATCAACACCATCATCCTATTTGATATTCAAGGAAGAGAAGTTTTGGCGTTGCAGCCAAACAATCAGAATGTATCGATGGATGTGTCTGCTCTGCCAAGCGGACTATACGTCGCGCAGATATCCACTGTCAGTAAGGTGGGTGCGCTAAAGCTGATGGTCGAGTAG
- a CDS encoding SDR family oxidoreductase, whose protein sequence is MKELNTMVVGASGATGTRLVEELLNRNQHVKVIVRSPEKLPDTVKNHEGLTIIRASILELSDAEMQQHVSGCGAVASCLGHNITLKGIFGKPRRLVTEATQRLCAAIKASPSEVPTKYVLMNTVANRNRDLHESVPFAQKCLIGFLRIVLPPQVDNEKAAEHLRTVIGQNDKAIEWVAVRPSSLIDADKASEIEVYPSPTRSIVDDGEVSRINVGHFMADLITDADTWNKWKGQMPVIYNKGTAYP, encoded by the coding sequence ATGAAAGAACTAAACACCATGGTAGTAGGAGCGAGCGGCGCAACCGGTACAAGGTTAGTAGAAGAATTGCTCAACCGCAATCAGCATGTCAAGGTGATCGTGCGGTCTCCTGAAAAGCTTCCGGATACGGTAAAGAATCACGAGGGCTTGACCATCATCCGTGCAAGTATTCTTGAACTATCGGATGCAGAGATGCAACAACATGTCTCAGGATGCGGCGCAGTAGCTTCTTGCCTTGGGCACAACATAACCTTAAAGGGAATTTTTGGCAAACCGCGCCGACTTGTCACGGAGGCTACTCAGCGGTTGTGTGCTGCTATCAAGGCCAGTCCATCCGAAGTCCCGACCAAATACGTCCTGATGAATACGGTGGCCAACCGCAATCGAGATCTCCATGAATCTGTTCCATTTGCCCAAAAGTGTTTGATCGGATTTCTGAGAATTGTGCTTCCTCCGCAAGTGGACAATGAAAAAGCAGCAGAACACCTAAGAACGGTGATTGGTCAAAACGATAAAGCCATCGAATGGGTTGCCGTTCGCCCATCATCATTGATTGATGCCGACAAGGCATCTGAAATAGAAGTGTATCCCTCGCCGACCAGAAGTATCGTTGACGATGGCGAAGTCAGTCGAATCAACGTGGGCCACTTTATGGCCGACCTTATTACAGATGCGGATACTTGGAACAAGTGGAAAGGACAGATGCCTGTGATCTATAACAAAGGAACGGCCTATCCATAA
- a CDS encoding DUF3667 domain-containing protein, which produces MENGQDIVPTTCLNCGASIEGNFCSNCGQSMRDNSDRSVGRLFGEFFSSIFFLDNRLLISLWYSFAKPGQMTVEFLAGKRKKFISPISLFLLFNLVYFLVNPLSDYSLSLYDQIYSQPYSEWTKEWAIAKIQNEGLDGNTYAVSYQKMSDTISKSILIINVPLVAFFVYLVAFKKRRFYYDSLIFTFHFFSLFLFSLVLLDWVYDLFDLFPEDVSTFLYSVLPSTFFILVIPLIYATLSIKRFMAIRWYWSIPAGFGVMLSILLVNLFYRFIIYGLTLWAT; this is translated from the coding sequence ATGGAGAACGGCCAAGACATTGTACCAACCACCTGCTTAAACTGCGGCGCTTCCATAGAAGGAAACTTCTGCAGCAACTGTGGGCAGAGCATGCGCGATAATTCCGATCGTTCGGTTGGTCGGCTATTTGGCGAGTTTTTCAGTAGCATCTTCTTTTTAGACAACCGCCTTTTGATCAGTCTCTGGTATTCTTTTGCCAAGCCAGGACAGATGACCGTAGAGTTTTTGGCGGGAAAACGCAAGAAGTTTATCTCGCCTATCAGTTTGTTCCTGCTGTTCAACTTGGTGTATTTCTTGGTCAATCCACTATCAGATTACTCGTTGTCGTTGTATGATCAGATTTATTCACAACCCTACAGCGAATGGACGAAAGAATGGGCCATTGCCAAAATCCAGAATGAAGGTCTGGACGGGAATACCTATGCAGTATCTTATCAAAAGATGAGCGACACCATTTCCAAGTCCATCCTGATTATCAATGTTCCCTTGGTTGCATTTTTTGTTTACTTGGTGGCCTTTAAGAAGCGTCGGTTTTATTACGATAGCCTGATTTTTACCTTCCACTTTTTCTCTCTGTTTCTATTCAGTTTGGTGCTGCTTGATTGGGTTTACGACCTGTTTGATCTTTTCCCGGAAGACGTCAGTACCTTCCTTTACTCCGTTTTGCCCAGTACATTCTTTATACTCGTGATCCCGCTGATTTACGCCACGCTTAGCATCAAACGATTTATGGCCATTCGCTGGTACTGGTCCATACCCGCTGGCTTTGGCGTGATGCTCTCCATTCTGTTGGTGAATTTATTCTACCGATTTATCATCTATGGGCTCACCTTATGGGCGACTTAA
- a CDS encoding RDD family protein yields the protein MTQADKPYRVINLMVDTFIVVVITSIYDFVTSNVYEVLSYFFFSFFYYYILELKYQKTIGKMMTNTKVVDLDGEPPKSKNIAVRSLCRFFHFDVLSYWVGAYGMHDGYSRTMTIVDKD from the coding sequence TTGACGCAGGCAGATAAGCCATATCGGGTTATCAATCTGATGGTTGACACGTTTATTGTTGTAGTGATAACGTCAATTTATGATTTTGTTACAAGCAATGTCTACGAGGTGTTGTCCTATTTCTTCTTTTCGTTTTTCTACTACTACATCCTCGAGTTGAAGTATCAAAAGACAATTGGCAAAATGATGACCAACACGAAGGTTGTAGATCTGGATGGAGAGCCACCGAAGTCTAAGAATATTGCGGTTAGATCTCTTTGTAGATTTTTCCATTTCGATGTGCTCTCTTATTGGGTTGGGGCCTACGGCATGCACGATGGCTACTCCAGAACAATGACAATAGTAGATAAAGACTAA
- a CDS encoding pyridoxal-phosphate dependent enzyme has translation MNRNRLLAAHDRIRPFIHHTPVLTSTLINELVGAEVFFKCENFQKMGAFKMRGATNAVLQLTDEQRSRGVVTHSSGNHGQALALAARSIGVKAYIVMPANAPQVKKDAVSGYGGIITECEATLEAREAAAAKITSEKGATFIHPSNDLEVIIGQGTSAKELLEEYPQLNAIFAPIGGGGLIAGTALAAEFFGTDCKVYGGEPMEADDAFRSLQSGKIETNETANTIADGLRTNLGDQNFPIIQKGVERIIRVSEVEIVDAMRLIWTRLKIVCEPSCAVPLAALIKEKEQFQHQKIGIIITGGNVDLNQLPFGIN, from the coding sequence ATGAACCGCAATCGACTACTCGCTGCTCACGATAGAATTCGTCCCTTTATTCATCATACACCCGTGCTCACTTCTACACTGATCAACGAGTTGGTTGGGGCCGAAGTTTTCTTCAAATGCGAGAACTTCCAAAAGATGGGTGCCTTTAAAATGCGCGGAGCCACAAATGCCGTTTTACAGCTTACCGATGAGCAGCGAAGCAGGGGAGTGGTGACCCATTCATCGGGAAATCACGGTCAAGCGCTGGCCTTGGCCGCAAGAAGTATTGGTGTAAAAGCCTACATCGTAATGCCTGCGAATGCGCCGCAGGTGAAGAAGGATGCCGTAAGCGGATACGGCGGAATCATCACCGAATGCGAAGCTACATTGGAAGCGCGTGAAGCGGCTGCCGCTAAAATCACCAGCGAGAAGGGGGCCACCTTCATCCATCCTTCCAATGATTTGGAAGTAATTATTGGTCAAGGTACCTCGGCCAAAGAATTGTTAGAGGAATACCCTCAGCTTAACGCGATTTTCGCCCCGATAGGTGGAGGCGGACTGATAGCAGGCACAGCATTGGCCGCTGAGTTCTTCGGTACTGATTGTAAAGTATACGGTGGCGAGCCCATGGAGGCCGATGATGCCTTCCGTTCGCTTCAAAGCGGAAAAATTGAAACCAACGAAACGGCCAATACCATTGCCGACGGATTGAGAACGAATCTGGGAGATCAAAACTTTCCCATTATTCAGAAAGGAGTAGAGCGTATCATTCGGGTATCCGAAGTCGAAATCGTGGATGCCATGCGCCTCATTTGGACAAGATTGAAAATAGTCTGCGAGCCTTCCTGCGCCGTTCCACTGGCTGCCTTGATCAAAGAAAAGGA
- a CDS encoding AAA family ATPase, with product MVKLNNIGVKGLRGVRNDLSIYLNGKSALLYGDNGSGKSSLSDVLDWFFYDRIDHLAGEEIGRKGYEALRNIFLNEEEPGTLELKFSKYQLDSAKTIELKNGSLKSTLSNDSDEFATYLRNSHEENLTLRYKELVTFVLSSKTDKLRALSEIIGYSKVTDTRDALRGVYNRLSKEIKTKGFDNLINHQQSQIIEQFGQNVTTAEQFIGVVNEIVEPFNLGIEIKVLKDINEVLKKIKKPDDSKVVKQEAFLLKIEESLVNLPTNLEEVETQYNDYKSKFDAIVSDIDKLRKLTIEQLLTTGKELVSKESYIENICPLCEQDKDKEALLNEIEARIAELEEIKKETKELNDANTSFQQQIRNTLRPLQSLLDDKLIGETGNSALKSNIETLIKAINKYQGSVKVKVGSESKLESEADLIVRRKPIDTLSSDCKAQLEEIKKSRKKDPKWEAYGKIYTASRAFAQILRLRKEKNAYEKQRDTLEVVYRRFLNKQKEALDAFLDNFSEKIDEIYQFLNPGEKVENIKLIPLEKNNELSGITIQFDFLDNKDVTPPHKFLSESHINCLGLAFFLTSVEAFNKENKFMILDDVISSFDANHRKRFADLLIEKYGDYQIILLTHEKTWFDIVKNLVRNKNWEVKTIKHNEVKGTYMDESPQSLRERIEKKISDRDEYGLGNDTRKYLEHLLKHIAFNLEVKVSYRFNDVNEDRMAFEMLTELTGTIAKRKCTELQTEPVIGRLLGSLFIGNKDSHDSTTDPSFGDMKAFWQDVLDFEKLFNCNVCSSPVSLRYYDEGAKQVSCKKGELTYNWKK from the coding sequence ATGGTAAAACTAAATAACATAGGCGTTAAAGGACTGCGTGGTGTTCGCAATGACCTTTCAATTTATTTAAACGGAAAGTCGGCCTTGCTATATGGTGATAATGGTTCTGGAAAGAGTTCTCTGTCGGACGTCCTCGATTGGTTCTTCTACGACCGTATAGATCACTTAGCGGGAGAAGAAATTGGGCGTAAGGGATACGAAGCACTGCGAAATATTTTCTTAAATGAAGAGGAACCTGGCACACTAGAATTGAAATTTAGTAAATATCAATTAGATAGCGCAAAGACTATTGAGTTGAAGAACGGGAGCCTAAAATCCACTTTATCGAATGATTCAGATGAGTTTGCAACGTATCTCAGAAATTCCCATGAAGAAAATCTCACACTTCGATATAAGGAGTTGGTGACATTTGTACTTTCTTCAAAAACTGACAAACTGCGCGCATTGTCAGAGATAATTGGGTATTCAAAAGTAACTGACACAAGAGATGCACTAAGAGGTGTTTACAATAGATTATCTAAGGAGATAAAAACAAAAGGGTTTGACAATTTGATAAATCATCAGCAAAGTCAAATCATCGAGCAGTTTGGACAAAATGTAACAACGGCAGAACAGTTCATCGGAGTTGTAAATGAAATAGTCGAACCTTTTAATCTTGGTATTGAAATCAAGGTATTGAAAGACATTAACGAAGTACTTAAGAAAATTAAAAAGCCAGACGATAGTAAGGTGGTTAAGCAGGAAGCCTTTCTACTAAAAATTGAAGAAAGCCTAGTGAATCTTCCTACTAATCTCGAAGAAGTAGAAACTCAGTATAATGATTACAAATCCAAGTTCGATGCAATCGTTTCTGACATCGACAAATTGCGGAAGCTAACTATTGAACAACTTCTGACTACTGGTAAGGAATTAGTATCTAAAGAGAGCTATATCGAAAACATCTGTCCGCTCTGTGAGCAGGATAAAGATAAAGAAGCTCTGCTCAATGAAATTGAAGCGAGGATAGCCGAGCTGGAAGAAATTAAAAAAGAGACAAAGGAGCTAAATGATGCAAATACATCATTCCAACAACAGATAAGAAATACCTTAAGACCATTACAATCTTTATTGGACGACAAACTCATCGGGGAAACAGGAAATTCCGCCCTCAAATCTAACATTGAGACACTTATCAAGGCAATTAATAAGTACCAAGGGTCAGTGAAAGTCAAGGTGGGCAGTGAAAGCAAACTCGAGAGCGAAGCTGACTTGATAGTGCGAAGGAAACCTATTGACACCTTATCAAGTGATTGCAAAGCTCAGTTAGAAGAAATAAAGAAATCGAGAAAAAAAGACCCTAAGTGGGAAGCTTATGGGAAAATTTATACCGCATCCCGTGCATTCGCTCAAATCCTTCGTTTGCGAAAAGAGAAAAATGCCTACGAAAAACAGCGTGATACCTTGGAAGTAGTTTATCGCAGATTTCTGAACAAGCAGAAGGAAGCATTGGATGCCTTTTTAGACAACTTTTCTGAAAAAATAGATGAGATATATCAATTCCTGAATCCAGGTGAAAAGGTTGAGAATATTAAGCTGATTCCCCTCGAAAAGAACAACGAGCTTTCGGGTATTACTATTCAATTTGATTTTCTCGATAATAAAGATGTTACTCCACCCCACAAGTTTTTAAGTGAATCGCATATAAACTGCTTGGGGCTAGCATTTTTTCTTACTTCAGTAGAGGCCTTTAACAAAGAAAATAAGTTCATGATACTGGATGATGTTATTTCCAGTTTCGATGCAAATCATAGGAAAAGATTTGCGGATCTTCTCATTGAAAAGTATGGTGACTACCAAATTATTCTACTAACCCACGAAAAGACGTGGTTCGATATAGTCAAGAACCTAGTACGTAACAAGAACTGGGAAGTAAAGACAATCAAGCACAATGAGGTCAAAGGAACCTATATGGACGAATCTCCGCAGTCACTCAGGGAGAGAATAGAAAAGAAAATATCCGACCGTGATGAATACGGACTGGGAAATGATACTAGAAAATACTTAGAACATCTCCTTAAGCATATTGCTTTTAACTTAGAAGTTAAGGTATCTTACAGGTTTAATGACGTCAATGAAGACCGCATGGCGTTTGAAATGTTAACAGAACTCACAGGGACTATCGCCAAGCGGAAATGTACCGAGTTGCAGACAGAACCAGTTATTGGTAGGTTGTTAGGCTCATTGTTCATCGGCAATAAGGATTCACATGACAGCACCACAGACCCATCTTTTGGGGATATGAAGGCTTTTTGGCAAGATGTGCTTGACTTCGAGAAGTTGTTTAATTGTAATGTATGTAGTTCACCTGTTTCACTTCGATATTATGATGAAGGAGCTAAACAAGTAAGTTGCAAAAAGGGTGAGCTCACTTATAATTGGAAGAAATAA